One window of Sinorhizobium fredii NGR234 genomic DNA carries:
- a CDS encoding undecaprenyl-phosphate glucose phosphotransferase has product MNQIDRPETFDTEALRKKVSEIRTTSLDRKEADKTPTPLNPLARQIALQFQADTYSPSMIIGLIRLLDLCALFAIGYAINTQYVRPGLQELPVYLAILVLGSALAVIAMQIADTYQVPALRAWLRMTPRVLAAWVATFGTIALVLFFLKSGHLYSRVWVGGWFVAGALFLVSERAFIAYSIRHWSRNGTMERRAVIVGGGTPARDLIRTIEHQPANDIRICGIFDDRDERRSPHVIAGYPKLGTVDELVEFARLARIDMLIFSLPLTAEKRILELLRKLWVLPVDIRLAAHANNLRFRPRSYSHVGQVPMLDIFDKPIADWDSVAKRCFDVFFSVVALALLWPVMLVAAMAVKLTSAGPIIFKQQRHGFNNEIIEVYKFRSMYTHMSDPTARNAVTKGDPRVTPVGRFLRKSSIDELPQIFNVLKGELSLVGPRPHAVLAQTHNRTYSDVVEGYFARHRVKPGVTGWAQINGWRGEIDNDEKIRFRTAFDLYYIENWSLLLDLKILFLTPIRLLNTENAY; this is encoded by the coding sequence ATGAACCAGATTGACAGGCCCGAGACCTTCGATACCGAGGCGCTTCGCAAGAAGGTCTCCGAGATCCGAACCACGTCGCTCGACCGAAAAGAAGCCGACAAGACACCGACGCCGCTCAATCCGCTGGCCCGCCAGATCGCGCTGCAGTTCCAGGCCGATACCTATTCTCCGTCGATGATCATCGGCCTCATCCGCCTGCTCGATCTCTGCGCCCTCTTTGCGATCGGCTATGCGATCAATACGCAATATGTCCGTCCGGGGCTTCAGGAGTTACCGGTCTATCTCGCCATCCTCGTGCTCGGCTCGGCGCTGGCCGTGATCGCCATGCAGATCGCCGACACCTACCAGGTGCCGGCGCTCAGGGCCTGGCTCAGGATGACGCCGCGCGTTCTGGCCGCCTGGGTGGCGACCTTCGGTACCATCGCGCTGGTTCTCTTCTTCCTGAAATCGGGCCATCTCTATTCGCGCGTCTGGGTTGGCGGCTGGTTCGTCGCCGGTGCGCTGTTTCTCGTTTCCGAACGCGCCTTCATCGCCTACTCGATCCGGCATTGGTCGCGAAACGGCACCATGGAGCGCCGCGCGGTGATCGTCGGCGGCGGCACGCCGGCAAGAGACCTGATCCGCACCATCGAGCACCAGCCGGCCAACGACATCCGCATTTGCGGCATCTTCGACGATCGCGACGAGCGGCGCTCGCCACATGTGATCGCCGGTTACCCGAAGCTCGGGACCGTCGACGAACTCGTCGAGTTCGCGCGGCTCGCCCGGATCGACATGCTGATCTTCTCGCTGCCCCTGACGGCGGAGAAGCGCATTCTCGAGCTTTTGAGGAAGCTCTGGGTGCTGCCGGTCGACATTCGTCTCGCGGCCCATGCCAATAACCTGCGCTTTCGGCCGCGCAGCTACTCCCATGTCGGCCAAGTGCCGATGCTCGACATTTTCGACAAGCCGATCGCCGACTGGGATTCCGTCGCCAAACGATGCTTCGACGTCTTCTTCAGCGTCGTGGCGCTCGCCCTGCTCTGGCCCGTGATGCTGGTCGCCGCGATGGCCGTCAAGCTCACCTCGGCCGGCCCGATCATCTTCAAGCAGCAGCGCCACGGCTTCAACAACGAGATCATCGAAGTCTACAAATTCCGCTCGATGTACACGCACATGAGCGACCCGACCGCCCGCAACGCGGTGACGAAGGGCGATCCCCGCGTCACGCCGGTCGGCCGCTTCCTGCGCAAGTCCTCGATCGACGAGCTGCCGCAGATCTTCAACGTGCTGAAAGGCGAGCTCTCGCTTGTCGGACCGCGCCCGCATGCCGTTCTCGCCCAAACGCACAACCGCACCTACTCGGATGTCGTCGAGGGCTATTTCGCCCGCCACCGGGTCAAGCCAGGCGTCACCGGCTGGGCGCAGATCAACGGCTGGCGCGGCGAGATCGACAATGACGAGAAGATCCGCTTCCGCACCGCCTTCGACCTCTACTATATCGAGAACTGGTCGCTGCTTCTCGACCTCAAGATCCTGTTTCTGACGCCCATCCGACTGCTCAATACGGAAAACGCGTATTGA